The following are from one region of the Spartinivicinus poritis genome:
- the wrbA gene encoding NAD(P)H:quinone oxidoreductase has product MASPYILVLYYSRHGATQQLAQLIARGVEQVSGIEAQLRTVPAVSTVCEATADSIPDQGAIYCTEDDLRYCTGLAIGSPTRFGNMAAPLKYFLDGTSALWLSGALINKPATAFTSTASLHGGQETTLLSMLLPLLHHGMVYCGIPYSEPALLATTTGGTPYGVSHTAGPDNDWEISDSESQLCLATGKRVAELALQLSPLQK; this is encoded by the coding sequence ATGGCCAGTCCTTATATTTTAGTACTTTATTACAGTCGGCATGGTGCGACTCAACAGCTGGCTCAGTTAATTGCTCGCGGTGTAGAACAAGTGTCAGGAATCGAAGCACAGCTGCGGACAGTGCCAGCAGTTTCTACCGTATGCGAAGCAACCGCTGATAGCATTCCTGATCAAGGCGCTATTTATTGTACTGAAGATGATTTACGTTATTGCACCGGCTTAGCCATCGGTAGTCCAACCCGGTTTGGTAATATGGCCGCCCCACTTAAATATTTTTTAGATGGCACCAGTGCTTTATGGCTATCAGGCGCATTAATTAATAAGCCTGCTACAGCATTTACTTCAACAGCCAGCCTTCATGGCGGGCAAGAAACTACTCTATTAAGCATGTTATTGCCTTTATTACACCATGGCATGGTGTATTGTGGTATTCCTTACAGCGAACCTGCATTATTAGCGACTACAACAGGTGGTACGCCCTATGGCGTGAGCCATACGGCTGGCCCTGATAATGACTGGGAAATATCAGACAGTGAATCGCAGTTATGCCTGGCAACAGGAAAGCGTGTTGCAGAGCTGGCTTTACAGCTGTCTCCCCTACAAAAATAA
- a CDS encoding DUF2069 domain-containing protein, giving the protein MPEFNHPTVSRLYQINVLLLTLLLATLTLWIFVINPPSVDRPYIIWLVQIVPIAIIIPGVLKGNPRSFAWLCFIILLYFTSAVLNTYESPSELYGWIKLTLCISLFITAMMYVRCYYRLNGTKS; this is encoded by the coding sequence ATGCCTGAATTTAACCACCCTACTGTTAGCCGACTTTATCAAATTAACGTACTTTTGCTTACGTTGTTATTAGCCACCTTAACGCTCTGGATTTTTGTGATAAATCCCCCCAGCGTGGACCGACCTTATATTATCTGGCTGGTGCAAATTGTGCCGATTGCTATCATTATTCCGGGAGTATTAAAAGGTAATCCAAGAAGTTTTGCCTGGTTGTGTTTTATTATTTTGTTGTATTTTACCTCTGCAGTGCTAAACACCTATGAGTCGCCAAGTGAGCTATATGGTTGGATCAAACTCACGCTTTGTATAAGTTTGTTTATTACAGCAATGATGTATGTTCGTTGTTACTATCGGCTTAATGGGACTAAGTCATAA